The genomic window TCCCGAGAAAACGGGAAAATAATTGTCCATGAAAGGTAGTACGAATTGCCTAGTTTAAAACACCTAGAAATTTCaaaaaagaaattataaattttCTACAATTTTCACATCTACCACTTTCTTGAAAGAACTAACTTCGAAGACGTCCAAGTCGGGAGATAAGAGTCTGATTTGGTCAAGGATGTTCTGTTCGACGTCAAACACCCTATCCATAGCAGCGCGTTTAGCTCGCTTAAATGATGTGTCAAGGGTTTCAATCTGAGTTATGAgcttgaaaacatgtttcttcaGATTCTCCACCTTCATATCTGAAGAAGACTTTGCCTCCTTTAAGTTTGTCACTTCAACTTGAAAGGTGGTTTGCTCCTCTTGAAGGGCGGCAAGAGAGGCATTCAAGTTCTTAACTTGGGAGTTGACTTTGTCAGTTTCTTTATCCTTCGCCATGAACTCGGAGTGAAGATTTGAGATCTCCATATCGACATCACGAATGTAAGTAAGTGACTGAAGGAGCATTCTCTAAAGATGGATTAAGTTGTCCTCCAAAGGCATCTTAGTGAGTCCCAACCTGGTATCTTCTATCAGAAGCTCAAAATTCTTTCGCCAACACACAATCAAANNNNNNNNNNNNNNNTCGGAAGGCTCTTTTTCCTTGTTCTTtgatttctttctttttggagAGTTAGAAGGAGAGTCTTCATCTAAGTTGTGGACTTCGTGAACTTGTCCCTCTCCGCTTTCGTCGAACCTAGGAGGTGATGGTGACAGATTACTCAATGTGGCCGACGAAGACATTCTATCGCCACTAGGGTTGACTAGGAAGTTGGATTGAGATTGCCGTCTTTTCTTCATAGCAGCAATGAACAAGGATAGTATTTATAACTGCAAATAAATGAATATACCACGTTACTAGTTCATGAACATATAACGTTAATGCTAATCAAAGTCATTAACTCATGAAATTACCAAATCATGGTATTAAAAGCATACATTAAAGGCAGTAAATGCTTGAAAAATGGTTACCCTGAAAAAAGGGANNNNNNNNNNNNNNNNNNNNNNNNNNNNNNNNNNNNNNNNNNNNNNNNNNNNNNNNNNNNNNNNNNNNNNNNNNNNNNNNNNNNNNNNNNNNNNNNNNNNNNNNNNNNNNNNNNNNNNNNNNNNNNNNNNNNNNNNNNNNNNNNNNNNNNNNNNNNNNNNNNNATCTAAAATACTAGTAATTTAAATATCGGAGTGTTTTACAGATTGCTTTTCTGACCTGATTCTAACATCACTCAAGTTTAAATTTCCGATATTCAAATCTCATTAGCTCTCCACAAAAGGTACGAACAAAGAGAAATAAAACATTTGCGTAATTAATTTGATTTCAGGTGATTCAAgtaatttgtttttttattttatttaaaaaaaatcctaataaaATGTTAGTTTTGGTGATTTAAACTTATGGATTCATATTTGTTTATTTTGGTATCCAACAAAAGTTTCTACAATTCAAAATTATGGATTCAAATTGACAAAAGTTGTAAAATAGTCCTTAAGATTGACTTCGTGTATTAAAATCGTCCCTGACATTTCAATTATATAAAGAACATTCATGAGATTGACCAACGTCATTCACTTtaattcatgattttttttttctattataacAATTGACTTCGTACTAAGTGATTCATTTTAATTCGTGATATTGATCGTCGTCAACCAAATTAGTCATTGCACCAAATTTTCTCAATTTGTTTAgtagcattttttttatttttcctatcAATAATAGAATAGTTACTATGTACGTAATTCATTTTGAGCATTTTAttcaattattaataaaaaaattacttatgtatgtaaaattttaattctcaaagtttaataatatttatttttcgtaaagagatattatttaatttttattaatatttctttATTGTAATTATTATTTGACATTCCGGTAGGTTTAACTTAGTTAATTactataaataatttattttgaccATTTAGCATAAAATGCATGAAATTGAGTTTAGACTTCAGATCATGTGTGAAAAACAAGGTTGGCCAAATCAAGTTGACTATAGAATGGTAGCAAACACATTCCTTTCTCAATGATCTTGAGTTTTAATTGTAAGAATGAGAAGGTTTTAATTGTAAGAATGAGAAGGAGAAAAAGTAAGGGACAAGCTTTTTTAAAGTGAGGAATCAAACCttttaaagtaatagaataatcttttaattattttaaaattaaagtagtaaaatttatatataataaaattataatttagtcaGAAACTATTTTTTCTATATAGTTAGCTTCACTTACGTAGCGATTAGTTACttatattagttgttttttcttGGTTAAAATTTGTAATAGAGGAAGAATGCACATGGAAaaatgtgttttttattttttatgagcCAGTTGCTCAAGTCTTGATTGGACTAAAATGGTTACCCTTCTTTCCTATCCTATGCAAAAACTTCAATAGCACATAAATGCCGCTTTACTACCCACTcatattctttcttttttcttgggTTCGGACGGGGAAAAAGAAAGAACTGGGAAGAGACTCAGCTTTCGATGTTTACAGATTAGTATCTTCTTTCAATACCATTAATTGAATATGATTTTCTTTTCAGAATGATGCCATTATTTAACTAATACTACTACTAGCAAATATGTCTTTTAAAGATATATTTTAAAActattataataaatattttaataaaaattgttaaaaaataaatttttttttttaacgggCTAGTTGAGCAACTTAAATTACAATTCGTTTAGAAGCGAGTTAATTTATCTTGATTAGTATAACTAGCGAGTTAATTTATCTTATTAGTATAACTCGCGagttaaatgagttggattgagcaagcactATGTGACTCATGTGACTCGTTTTGGGTATATAAAATCTATTTTGATATACAAAATTTTTTGTTCGTTACCTAGTTTCTTAGACTTTAGATAATTTACAGTAAACATATATGAATGTATGATAAATTGTCTTTTATTTATAtggataacaaataaaaaaaattgctaaaattatgaagtaatttaaaaaaaaaatgagtcaAACAAGTCAACTTGTCTACCTCATTCACTCAAACAAGTGGAGTCGGGTTGGCATTTTCTTGACTCATTTAAGATACGAGTCATCCTGTTTTTCTAATTTGGCTCGCTGCTCGTGCATGAAGTGACGGCTCGAATTTGTCCATTCACTCATTTTCTCAACTCGAGCATCCTTAATCCAAGAACATTCAATGTACTTTATTCTTCAATATTGAAGCCGCAATCACAAGGGACTGGTTGGCGActttgaaaatctcttagatctCAGACACTAAAAAAGTAATTACTGGAGACAAATGACTGTGTAGAGCTTTGGAATTTATCTCGATGTAGAGCCATTGGTATTGCTTTCTCCTGGCAGCGGATGCTTGGTTTCCATCATCCATGAAGCCTCCGAAAATCATTATGATATCTTTCTTGCTAGTATATACCTTTGGCTCTTCTTTGCCTCTAGAGTACGAGGAGTCCTTCGACTTGTTGCTACTTGTATTAGTTCTCCTTTTGCACATCACCacatatttattgaattttttattctTCAGCCCTTGTTTGACCCAGTTCCATAAATTCTTACAGTTTTCGATATTATTTCTATTGTCCCTATGATACTTGTAATAAAATTCTTTATCTTAAAAGTCCTTGGAATACAGCACGTGgagagttagatttttctttgaCTGGGATATTTCACTATAAAATTGGGCTAGTGACACATTTAAAAGTATGTAAGAAGTGATTCGACTATCTTTGGAAGGTTGGTCGTGTCTTTGCTGATCATTCATAGATCGAAGAGGTACTTTCAGATATAATCACGGCGATTATGATATGTTTTTACCGACTTTTACCTTTTCTCTTGTTGTAAATATTAATGGATTCGCTCTTGTATCTCATTCATGAAAGGGCCCTTTTGGTGATGCACGTTAAAAAGAGAGTATCCTACCTTAAACTTTTGACTAGAACCATGAGTGTGTGTTGACATTAGAGGTATGTCAACTAAGGAAATATCTTAGGTGTCCaatttgaatgcatttagtattGAAGCAATCTATGTAAACTTTCAATGATTCTTCAGCTTCTAGACAATGGAATATAGGTTGAGGCAAGTTTTTGACAGGCTTTTCTAAATTCTTGGACAAATCCTGGATTGTGAATATGCATTTGGGTGGGAGAGAACTGAACCAGGTCAAGACAAATTTTTTCAATGTCACGGGAAAAGGTTTGCACTGTAGGGCATCAGAGGAGGCTTCTACGACCACACAATTTTCCAAAGCATCCTCATGATGTTATAGATTTAAAGTACCATTGTAGGTGTCCATATTTGTGGGCTGTTAGAACTTCTTTGGGATGGCTTTGTCAAGAATTTTTGCAGATAATGGGCGTGAGTCTCTTCCTCTTTTATGTGAGTTTTCTCGTATAATCTCATTAGTAACCATGTTGCATCTGATCTGCGATGAAAGTGCCCTAGAACTTTAGTTTAGGTTAGCTTTTGGCTATGATACGTTGCTGCAAGTGTTCTCAttatttcctttcttttttttttccctctgCATTGGCCAGAATTTGCACTTGCTTCCAGGTGTTTTAATCCACTCCTTGGCGGGTTTTGACTGGATTTACTACTCATGTTGTTTTTAGAGAAAGGTGAAAAGAGCTTCTTCCAAGCAGGGacctttcttctacttctttcatCAGGATGTTTTTCGTAGGGTGCGAGCTTTTTCCATGCCTTCCAAAAGATCTTAGACTTGGTTTTAAGAGTTTGTCATTTGTAATTGGTAGAAAAGAAAAGGTGATCGATAACTTTATAACTTTTACATAATGAAAGTCTACGCACATgactaggggtggcaaagcgggcCGGCCCGCCCCAACCCGCCCCGTCCCGCCTAGGCCCGCCACATAAACGGGGCGGATCGGCCCNNNNNNNNNNNNNNNNNCTTTTTTAACGGATTTAACGGATCGGCCCGAGGGGCTCGACCCGTTTTGTCACCCATACACATAACTCTATTCAACAATATCTATCTGCATGGGTGAATTTTTGGGAAATCGTAGATTCTCAATCAGGCATAAGCTACGAACTAGACGAGGAGTACTACTTAAAAGAGATTTTGATGATTAAATCAATGATCatctaaaaaaatataagaattaaaaaaataacttcttTTAGTAGATATTCCACTTTATATTTACACggtgtaaaaataaaaaatgatttatGCTAAATTTTTGGCGAATTTAATCTAATACGATCTAAAATGAATATCCTATACTCTAATTATGCTCCAAAAGAGTGCATTTGGGTCGTATAAATGAATGCCTAGGTTTAGGTGGGTATGCTGGGTCATAACGCCACTCCTTCCCCCAAGAAGTGATTGCCTCTTGTTTTCAATAACTTCCAAGTGAGATAGAACAAGACAATTAATAGTCACGTACTTTTTTCATTAAGAAGGAATCGTATGTGATTAACAAAACAACTATCTTCTTGTAATGTTGCCTTTATGATAaggaggccactcagataaacacgcctaaaacgtttttttttaaagatgtctttatgttgtgttttaattggttttggtATAATTTATTCGGACAATTATatttcaatctaatttcaaaaattttgatttactcaatttaatagttatgactcacaATTGGTTCCTAATCAAGCAACAACAAATTATGTCTCCCAATTGGTTCCTAATCAGTTCTAACAATTATGTCTCCCAActtaatagttatgactcacaTTGGTTCCTAATCTTATTTTTGTCACTGTCTCACAAAATCGTTAACGACATGCTGAAATGGACTAACGACTGCTACATTATACATTCTAGCGACTATTTGACGtgacaattgaaatttttttaccttattttttattttcaactaaacacttaaaaccctaatatgagtcacggatatctaagttaaaaaatcaaactaagtaaattgaaactttaaaaatcagattaaagctcgaatataacttaaaaacagaactttaacttatgtagtgattaatttaaatgaaaatcaaataaatcaaaattcaacataatttttatcaatgtttttaaattcgaaatttctataccaaaattaactaggatttttctttaaattaaaaatttaatgaaatagtGACTTTAATTATCTTAACCAATGTCCTAATTAATTGCTTTTATGTCTTAAAAAAACCGTATATgagaagaaaataattaatttgtctactttaataaatagttattttactaaaatgagaaactatttttttaaaatttttaagaactaattaatattatatatattttgttacactacatttaattataaaaattttatttatttctaatacttatattaaaaataaaaaaaattaaattagtgaatcttaatctataatataataataatatagtaattattttatatattgtacgaatataaattaattattttttttatttataaaaatttttaaacgcttgagcttgttttatatatatatatatttatgaatgtgatatattttttatgtaaataatcttttaaaaaaatctaatagttaatctattactttttttgttttagtccaaattaaatattttttagtatttttggaaagaaaatcttttgaggaatttaataatatgtgatgaggaacaccgaataaattatacagaaaccaattaaaacacaatatgaaaacatctttaaaaaaagacgttttaagcgtgtttatctgagtggcctcctTATGATAATTTTAGCGAAGCACCTATTACTATTAGTAATTAAGTGTTTTTACATGCATTTTAGTAGCTAATATGTTGAGCCCGCAATGTTTACTGAAGTTAATATGTTACAGCTTAACTCTTATTTTTGTCATATGAAAAGTAACCTTTTTAAGGTGAGCTCTCATCATTTATTCTTTCACCCATCAATCCAACCTCTAGTTCGGTTTTCCACAAGGATGCACGATACCGGCCTTTCACAATTTTAATCGCTTCTTAAATTTTCTGGTTTCTCCATAAATGGAAGTGAAGCATGGGATTAGGGAGTAGGGACCATGGGGAGTCAGGGAGACAATAATGAAAACAATGGCAACTCACGATAATAAAAGGACACAAACAAGGGCAAAACCATAACCCACATGGCACCCCCATCATAATAATACTAATTTAACATTATTATTACACATTATTTTGTGTGCATTGCCGTCAGGTCAGTTTTCACAGACCTTACAAAGGTCATCCACCACTCTCCCCTTCcctccctttcttctttcttctccttcttctctctccctctccctccttCTTTCACACTCCAACGCTGTCACCATTAACAATGGAACTCCCCAAACCAACCCCCACCAACCCAACAAGCAGCAGCAACAATAACGCTGAAGAATCCTTCACTTCCGTCTTCGACGACGCCTACGACAGCAACTGCTCAACCCCATACGTCAGCGCACCCTCAAGCCCGGGCCGAGGACCACCAGTCTCCGGCTTCTTCTACAGCGCCCCCGCCAGCCCGTTACACTTCGCGATAACCGCCGCTTCCTCCTCCTACCAAGCAAACCACTCCTCCTCCTCGTCTTCGGTTCCAATGGGCTACGAGTTCGAGTTCTCCGCTCATTTCGGGTCCTCCGGTCCGACCGGGCCCGGTTCGATGAGCTCGGCAGACGAGCTCTTCCTGAACGGCCAGATCCGGCCTATGAAACTCTCCTGCCACCTGGAACGCCCTCAGGTCCTCGCTCCCTTGCTGGATCtggacgaagaagaagaaaacgaagaaaataGCGATGAAGTTGCAGAAGCTAAACTTGTTGTTGTTCGAGGAAGGGATCTGAGGCTTCGCGATAAGTCCCTTCGGAGAAGGACCAGATCCATGTCACCTCTTAGAAGCAACGCGCACATGGAGTGGGCCGAGATCGAGGAGGATAACGGCCCATCAGAGCCCGAGAAGAGCCCAAGGAGAAAccagaagaacaatgaaaatattaaccAAGATAGTAACGGTTCGTTAGAAACAGAGAGCAACAACATGGAGGGTTCCGGTTCGGGTTCTGGTTTGGAGGCGACACCTTCGGTTTCAGGGTCAGGTTTAGGTTCAGGATCGTCTTCAAGATCGTCGTCTGCGGGAAGGAGCTCGAAGCGGTGGGTTTTCCTGAAGGACTTTCTGAGGAGCAAGAGTGAGGGAAGGAGTAACAACAAGTTCTGGTCTACCATAACATTCTCTCCTACAAAGGAAAAGAAACCGAACCTCTCCAACAACGGTAATAATAGTAGTAGTAGCGAGACGCAGAGGTCTTGGGCCAAGAGAGTGACTGGGAAGCCCACGAACGGCGTCGTTGGGAAGAGGCGGGTGCCGCCTTCGCCGCACGAGTTGCACTATAAAGCCAACAGAGCCCAGGCTGAAGAGTTGAGGAAAAAGACCTTTTTGCCCTACCGCCAGGGCCTTCTTGGCTGCTTGGGTTTTAGTTCTAAGGGGTATGGAGCCATGAATGGCTTCGCTAGAGCCTTAAACCCTGTTTCCTCCCGGTAAAATTTAGAAACCTAAACAAACCTCCATGTTTGTTGCCTTGGGTTTTTTCCCCATAAATTGTACAGATTATTATTACTACTATTATTATTActatctttattattattattattattattattattattattattatgaagaTCATTTTGGAATGGAATAGCTCAGATTTGTTGGGCTATGCTGTCTGTATCATAGGGTAGGAACCTATCCAGGGAGTTGGTGAAAAAGAAGAAACTGAAGCATGGAGGTTTCTTGATTCGCCATCTTTACTTGTAGATGAGGGTGACGCTGATTAAATTATGTATAATATACTGTGTATTGTATTTACTATATACACAGTTTCTATGCAGTGACTCAAGTTTATATATTATTCACACACTCACCTTTCTGTCCTGATCTTTTGGGGGGAAAATAGTAAAATCTCCAAGTTCATAATATGCGAGATTAAATTAAGTTAAACTCAATTAGGCCTTGTCAAAGTCGTTATCCTAGTGATGCCTATGCTAATTTTGTATTGGATTAATATTGTTGTTATCATATTATAATGTTACAATAATATCATCGAANNNNNNNNNNNNNNNNNNNNNNNNNNNNNNNNNNNNNNNNNNNNNNNNNNNNNNNNNNNNNNNNNNNNNNNNNNNNNNNNNNNNNNNNNNNNNNNNNNNNNNNNNNNNNNNNNNNNNACGTGGTGTGGGGGATCCCTATTAGTTGTGATTACTGATTAGGCCCCATCCCATGGAAATTGTTGAAGTGCGCGCTACAGCTACGTTTGCACTTGCAAGAACGAACGAACCCACACCGTATTACACCACACAAATATAACACACAATCTGAAAGATGCTTCTTTCTTGTGGTGTTTTTTAGCATTTTGGCATGTCCCCCAAAATTGTTGGTTGTATATGGGTTAATTGCATGAGATTGAAGATGGTTGTGTCGGGATCTTGGCGGTAGATGAGATTACTATACGGCTATACCTGAGTTCCACTTCCACCTTTATTTCTTTTGGGACCCCAATGGTGTTAGATGCAAGCGTTATAATTATACCATGATCGAGCATTATAGGAAAATGATTTTCTCAAAATCTATGAGCTCGCAAAATCTATGAGCGATGTGATGTG from Arachis ipaensis cultivar K30076 chromosome B09, Araip1.1, whole genome shotgun sequence includes these protein-coding regions:
- the LOC107619070 gene encoding uncharacterized protein LOC107619070, encoding MELPKPTPTNPTSSSNNNAEESFTSVFDDAYDSNCSTPYVSAPSSPGRGPPVSGFFYSAPASPLHFAITAASSSYQANHSSSSSSVPMGYEFEFSAHFGSSGPTGPGSMSSADELFLNGQIRPMKLSCHLERPQVLAPLLDLDEEEENEENSDEVAEAKLVVVRGRDLRLRDKSLRRRTRSMSPLRSNAHMEWAEIEEDNGPSEPEKSPRRNQKNNENINQDSNGSLETESNNMEGSGSGSGLEATPSVSGSGLGSGSSSRSSSAGRSSKRWVFLKDFLRSKSEGRSNNKFWSTITFSPTKEKKPNLSNNGNNSSSSETQRSWAKRVTGKPTNGVVGKRRVPPSPHELHYKANRAQAEELRKKTFLPYRQGLLGCLGFSSKGYGAMNGFARALNPVSSR